One window of Trichocoleus sp. FACHB-46 genomic DNA carries:
- a CDS encoding IS1 family transposase — RFSCTLRQRVSRLVRKTLSFSKKLENHIGAVWYFVHHYNASLPI, encoded by the coding sequence CGCTTCAGCTGCACCTTACGCCAACGAGTGTCCCGCTTAGTGAGGAAGACGTTATCGTTTTCCAAGAAGTTAGAGAACCATATTGGTGCAGTTTGGTACTTCGTTCATCACTACAATGCGTCCTTACCTATTTAG
- a CDS encoding DUF4279 domain-containing protein, whose product MLASSTLVSHPTLKRRSPYTLTYPHLDRSSLFHPALSGDLTCMSCMFRATGFDFAVDEFLQQSTLIPDSVWHRGEHRLAKRVHEGSGFSMVASQADMSNPPQQVEDAIAFLKANQVELERLQKFSGVERICLDFGIEDRDVAVQCDYFPPELLRLAGNLNIGIEVTRYLQADE is encoded by the coding sequence GTGTTAGCGAGTTCAACTCTCGTCAGTCACCCCACATTAAAGCGGCGATCGCCCTATACTCTTACCTATCCACATCTAGACCGAAGTAGCTTATTTCATCCAGCTCTTTCGGGTGACTTGACTTGTATGTCTTGTATGTTCCGTGCTACCGGATTTGACTTTGCAGTAGACGAGTTTTTGCAGCAAAGTACCTTGATTCCTGACAGCGTTTGGCATAGAGGTGAGCACAGGTTAGCCAAACGGGTTCACGAGGGGTCTGGGTTTTCGATGGTTGCGAGTCAAGCTGACATGAGTAACCCACCACAGCAAGTAGAGGATGCGATCGCTTTTCTCAAGGCTAACCAAGTCGAGCTAGAGCGGCTACAGAAATTTTCAGGTGTTGAGAGGATATGCTTGGACTTTGGGATAGAAGATCGAGATGTGGCAGTTCAGTGTGACTACTTCCCGCCTGAGTTGCTACGACTGGCGGGCAATTTGAACATTGGTATCGAGGTGACGCGCTATCTCCAGGCTGATGAGTAA
- a CDS encoding alr0857 family protein translates to MLKLNYTEDGLYMERVMTSPELAIAQRVVLAMRLGQSLQVEPGHASFLLPADVPDLKHLETTLGQECRGRVTVISVDDEFVEVSLSGSWIAESKEAHEGMFLTVLSDRAEFFLYKLWQMSEVHVSSLA, encoded by the coding sequence ATGTTGAAGTTGAACTACACCGAAGACGGACTCTACATGGAGCGGGTGATGACCTCTCCTGAGTTGGCAATTGCTCAGCGAGTTGTTCTTGCCATGCGCTTAGGGCAATCCCTCCAAGTCGAGCCTGGTCATGCCTCCTTTCTATTGCCTGCTGATGTCCCTGACCTAAAACATCTAGAGACGACGTTGGGGCAGGAATGCAGAGGAAGAGTGACTGTCATTTCAGTCGATGACGAGTTTGTAGAGGTCAGTCTGAGTGGAAGCTGGATTGCTGAGAGTAAGGAAGCTCACGAAGGAATGTTCCTCACCGTGCTCAGCGATCGGGCCGAGTTCTTCCTCTACAAGCTGTGGCAGATGAGTGAAGTACATGTTTCTTCCTTAGCGTAG
- a CDS encoding HNH endonuclease, whose amino-acid sequence MARINIKRAIVLLVTGQAESLEFSSFQTWEVRSPSVVLQVPEHIRLTSGNPERQWKLPPVNRREVFRRDHHACQYCGSAKRLTLDHVIPRSKGGTHTWDNVVAACEKCNSAKGDRLLHETGMVLRSKPKAPIHPAIAFAEQFWKEQPTDT is encoded by the coding sequence TTGGCACGCATCAACATCAAACGAGCGATCGTGCTTCTAGTGACGGGACAGGCAGAATCACTAGAGTTCAGCAGCTTCCAGACCTGGGAAGTGCGCTCTCCTAGCGTTGTACTACAAGTACCTGAGCACATCCGCTTGACGAGTGGCAATCCAGAGCGGCAGTGGAAGCTACCACCTGTCAATCGTCGCGAGGTTTTCCGCCGCGATCACCATGCCTGCCAATACTGCGGCAGCGCCAAGCGTCTCACCCTCGATCACGTCATTCCTCGTTCTAAAGGTGGTACTCACACCTGGGACAACGTAGTGGCTGCATGCGAGAAGTGCAACTCTGCCAAGGGCGATCGCCTGTTGCACGAAACCGGAATGGTACTCAGAAGCAAACCCAAAGCACCCATCCACCCTGCCATTGCATTTGCAGAACAGTTCTGGAAAGAGCAGCCCACCGACACCTGA